Below is a window of Acidisarcina sp. DNA.
GCGCTGAATGATGGCTACATACCAGCCAAATCGCGAACCGAAATCTCCCGCGGCGGAGACGGGATTGCCGCCGGCGCCGCTGCTGCCTGCCGTGGAGCGGGCCATATGCGACGGCGTGCCCTCGCCATACTGTGCGCGGTTCTCCTGCTTTGGCGGCGGCTGTTTTCCAGGAGGCACAGGCTTTGGCGGCGTCTTTGCCTTCTCTGTGCTCTTGCTCTTTTCAGGAGCGGGCTTCGCCTTCTCCTGCTTGGTGGCGATGGGAATTGCTTTTTCTTCGACCTTCTCTTCTGCCTTTGGTTGCGGAGGCGCAGGAGAGGGACTCGGCGTCTCGGTCGCGAGAACATTTTCGGAAGGTGGATGATCCTGCGGCAGTGGAAGCGAGGGCGCGGAGCTGACCAGCGTGGCGGAGATGGCGCCGCCGGCGTTGGCGTCTCCCCACGTGTTGTGGTGGAAGAGTCCTTCCAGCAGCCCAATGCCGAGAAATGCCGCGGCAATCATCAGGTGCAGAAAGGCAGAGCGGAGCAGAGGAACGCCGTAGGCTTCCTTTCTATCCAGCGCATCTTCTCGTTCGGCTATTTCTGCCATCCGGCTACTTCGCGGCTCCGTTTTCAATCGGCTGGGTGACGATGCTGATGTTGGTAATGCCTGCCTGCTTTACCGCATCCATCACTGAGGCGAAGGCCCCGAAGGGGACGCGTTGGTCCGCGCGCAGGTAGATGATCTGCTTGCTGGGGTCACCCCGGGAGACGCGCAACCGCTGCGGGAGTTCGTTGACGTTGATGGGTTGATCCCCGAGAAACACGCGCTGATCCCGGTCGATCGTGAGCACTTGCCGCTGCTCCGTGATCTCCTTCACCGTTTTGGTCTTCGGCACGGCGACATCGATG
It encodes the following:
- a CDS encoding TonB family protein, whose translation is MAEIAEREDALDRKEAYGVPLLRSAFLHLMIAAAFLGIGLLEGLFHHNTWGDANAGGAISATLVSSAPSLPLPQDHPPSENVLATETPSPSPAPPQPKAEEKVEEKAIPIATKQEKAKPAPEKSKSTEKAKTPPKPVPPGKQPPPKQENRAQYGEGTPSHMARSTAGSSGAGGNPVSAAGDFGSRFGWYVAIIQRKVRDSWYTPEVDPHTAEGREAIVTFTLSRDGSPSNVRIATSSGSATLDSSALRAVQRVDTFGPLPPGYNGSSLTVAYTFTYMHPNH
- a CDS encoding biopolymer transporter ExbD, producing MAFTSNNGRTQTSLADINITPLVDVVLVLLIIFMITAPVLQSGIDVAVPKTKTVKEITEQRQVLTIDRDQRVFLGDQPINVNELPQRLRVSRGDPSKQIIYLRADQRVPFGAFASVMDAVKQAGITNISIVTQPIENGAAK